One segment of Rhodothermus bifroesti DNA contains the following:
- a CDS encoding T9SS type A sorting domain-containing protein: protein MVSATRKLGSRLSLLLLATALMAGNALAQRTVTLRLNTATLPDTTGTADGLIQVRGQITNQDWPFTLPDGNVISWDDRTTLRPTNLGGDYWQISFQIPENERLEFKFFSSQAEAVGIGGWEDGGNHVLAAGSGDTTLVLHYFEKGADRDYSWRPWVQKPDTVAVWFRVYVSTEEGAADGYDPQAANIVVGVRGDPLNNAGPLDWSTTKVILQRESNDITKPGYHLFSGVAYYPASLAGTRQEYKFFIEPNGWEEGRLTGNRSFVIPAQDTTLHWVYYGNTKPVDLTGVRRVTAEVIFTVDIDPLVGAGLFDKQRGDTIIVRGDFNGWGNCLEVGNPDACALFESVDPTQYTTSIPLTAFTGTQFKYKFYVDYAPSDWPQGWEEPLDYGGSDRRFVFTGDDPLDLGIQFFNDVREGNVIPSGTQVEVTFQVDMNPALTFRVKRAFDPQKDSVYVVFEDPLWRLTQARPRGLSDLQPLLLADENGDLIYTGTLTVSGPTYNGVGFRYRYGNMLDGFVDEGEGGFGPGRRRYQYILPSAAKNWPSAYTMPLVAFQESGALPFECNPTANVASLPQDIQDLCYEAGTSPTAVEPIAGSRPERFALGRNYPNPFADRTTFEYALPETQPVRVRVYDLLGRVIATLVDEVQPAGTYRVTFEAAGLSNGVYIYRLETPSGIYAQKMMIVR, encoded by the coding sequence ATGGTAAGCGCTACCAGAAAACTCGGCAGCCGCCTTAGCTTGCTGTTGCTCGCAACAGCGCTCATGGCTGGCAATGCGCTGGCGCAGCGCACGGTGACGCTCCGCCTGAACACGGCCACCTTGCCCGACACTACGGGCACGGCCGATGGACTCATTCAAGTGCGTGGCCAGATTACAAACCAGGACTGGCCCTTTACGCTGCCTGATGGAAACGTAATCTCCTGGGACGACCGCACTACGCTTAGGCCCACCAACCTCGGCGGCGATTATTGGCAAATCAGCTTCCAAATCCCAGAAAATGAACGATTGGAGTTCAAATTCTTCTCCAGCCAGGCCGAAGCGGTAGGCATCGGTGGCTGGGAAGATGGCGGAAATCATGTGCTTGCAGCCGGTAGCGGCGACACGACGCTGGTGCTCCATTATTTTGAGAAGGGAGCAGATCGGGACTATAGCTGGCGGCCCTGGGTACAAAAGCCAGACACCGTCGCAGTGTGGTTCCGCGTCTACGTGAGCACTGAGGAAGGCGCAGCCGATGGCTACGACCCCCAGGCAGCCAACATTGTGGTTGGCGTGCGGGGTGACCCGCTCAATAATGCTGGTCCGCTGGACTGGAGCACGACAAAGGTAATCCTGCAACGCGAATCCAACGACATTACCAAACCGGGCTACCACCTCTTTTCTGGTGTAGCTTACTATCCCGCTTCGCTGGCCGGCACGCGCCAGGAATACAAGTTCTTCATTGAGCCTAATGGTTGGGAAGAAGGTAGGCTCACAGGGAACCGCTCCTTTGTGATTCCGGCACAAGACACCACGCTGCACTGGGTCTATTATGGCAATACGAAGCCCGTCGACCTGACCGGCGTGCGTCGCGTCACTGCTGAGGTGATCTTTACGGTCGATATCGATCCTCTAGTGGGGGCTGGCCTTTTTGACAAGCAGCGTGGAGACACGATTATTGTACGGGGTGATTTCAACGGCTGGGGGAACTGCCTGGAAGTAGGCAACCCAGATGCTTGCGCTCTGTTCGAGTCGGTCGATCCTACCCAATACACGACTTCGATCCCGCTAACGGCCTTCACTGGCACCCAGTTCAAGTACAAATTCTATGTGGACTATGCGCCTTCAGACTGGCCACAGGGCTGGGAAGAGCCGCTAGACTACGGCGGTAGCGACCGACGGTTTGTGTTTACGGGAGATGACCCGCTCGACCTAGGTATCCAGTTCTTCAACGACGTGCGGGAGGGCAATGTGATCCCTTCTGGAACGCAGGTCGAGGTGACCTTCCAGGTTGATATGAATCCGGCGCTCACCTTCCGGGTTAAGCGGGCCTTTGATCCGCAAAAAGACAGCGTGTATGTGGTTTTTGAAGACCCACTTTGGCGGTTAACGCAGGCCCGTCCGCGAGGACTAAGTGACCTTCAGCCGCTGCTGCTTGCAGACGAAAACGGCGATTTGATCTACACGGGCACGCTGACGGTGAGTGGACCGACCTACAATGGCGTTGGCTTCCGCTATCGCTACGGTAATATGCTGGATGGCTTTGTTGACGAAGGGGAAGGCGGCTTTGGCCCCGGTCGTCGGCGCTACCAGTACATTCTGCCTTCGGCAGCCAAGAACTGGCCGAGTGCCTATACCATGCCGCTGGTCGCGTTCCAGGAAAGCGGTGCGCTTCCCTTCGAATGCAATCCGACGGCCAATGTAGCCTCGCTTCCGCAAGACATCCAGGATCTCTGCTATGAGGCCGGCACGTCGCCGACCGCAGTTGAGCCAATAGCGGGCAGCCGGCCTGAGCGGTTTGCGCTTGGGCGGAACTACCCGAATCCGTTTGCCGATCGCACCACGTTCGAGTATGCCCTGCCCGAGACGCAGCCGGTGCGCGTGCGCGTCTATGACTTGCTTGGACGGGTAATTGCCACGCTGGTCGATGAGGTGCAGCCAGCAGGCACTTACCGCGTCACGTTCGAGGCTGCAGGCTTGTCGAACGGCGTCTATATCTATCGGTTGGAGACGCCTTCGGGGATCTACGCGCAGAAAATGATGATCGTCCGGTAA
- a CDS encoding GWxTD domain-containing protein, translating into MKRWAVFLGLWWGLSAGMLQAQPEAPFAIEAIHTVAPAPPGQRWVDLYVQVPYATLQFLRIEGGFSATYALLAEVYRLEAGDQRRFVARESWQRSVTTADFAATQSPEAADLSTRSFILPPGRYQVVVQLEDRATQRLITRTLDVQVRSLESPVALSDPLLLKTYTPDRQQLVPYVGAVSAIAARTLPIFYELAARQRQAGRVVYELLRLEQSRGWPIVGPLLGLGRAENYVLLEQQVEVLTLPAGRTARLYPLELKEPLDPGAYLLRLRVVAEKGELLAAVEKPFTVFWNPLMAYVQDLDAAIDQLRYIAKAKELTYIRSGKTPEQRWQRFLEFWKKRDPTPGTPRNEQMEEYYTRIALANRKFSGQRPGWQTDRGHIVVLFGEPDFIERRSGTQPYEIWHYRRLGRRFIFIDQTGQGDYKLLEPVWDERSRIR; encoded by the coding sequence ATGAAACGCTGGGCTGTCTTTTTGGGGCTCTGGTGGGGACTCTCGGCGGGAATGCTGCAAGCGCAGCCCGAAGCCCCCTTTGCGATCGAAGCCATTCATACAGTAGCACCAGCACCGCCCGGGCAGCGCTGGGTTGATCTTTACGTGCAAGTCCCTTATGCCACATTGCAGTTTCTACGCATCGAAGGTGGATTTAGTGCTACATATGCACTGCTGGCCGAAGTGTATCGGCTAGAAGCTGGCGACCAGCGGCGTTTTGTTGCTCGCGAGAGCTGGCAGCGTAGTGTAACAACGGCTGACTTTGCAGCAACGCAAAGCCCTGAAGCCGCTGACCTTTCAACCCGCTCGTTTATCCTTCCGCCTGGACGCTACCAAGTGGTGGTGCAACTGGAGGATCGGGCAACGCAACGCCTAATTACCCGAACACTGGATGTGCAGGTGCGGAGCCTAGAGTCTCCAGTAGCGCTGAGTGATCCGTTACTCCTGAAAACCTACACTCCTGACCGACAGCAGTTGGTGCCTTATGTGGGTGCAGTGAGTGCAATAGCCGCGCGCACGCTGCCCATATTTTATGAGCTTGCCGCTCGGCAGCGGCAAGCGGGACGCGTCGTCTATGAGCTGCTGCGTCTTGAACAAAGCCGGGGCTGGCCTATCGTGGGACCGCTTTTAGGCCTGGGCCGTGCAGAAAACTATGTGCTGCTAGAGCAGCAGGTAGAAGTCCTTACGTTGCCTGCAGGCCGCACGGCGCGCCTTTATCCGCTTGAGCTTAAGGAACCCTTAGACCCTGGGGCCTACCTGCTGCGTCTTCGCGTCGTGGCCGAAAAGGGTGAGCTATTGGCTGCCGTGGAAAAACCGTTTACCGTGTTCTGGAACCCATTGATGGCCTACGTGCAGGATCTAGACGCGGCAATCGACCAGCTCCGCTACATTGCTAAAGCCAAAGAGCTGACTTACATCCGCTCTGGCAAAACGCCCGAGCAACGCTGGCAGCGTTTTCTGGAATTCTGGAAAAAACGTGATCCCACGCCTGGGACGCCACGCAACGAGCAAATGGAAGAGTACTACACACGCATTGCATTGGCAAATCGTAAGTTTAGCGGGCAGCGACCAGGCTGGCAAACCGATCGAGGGCATATTGTCGTGCTCTTTGGAGAACCCGACTTCATCGAGCGTCGATCGGGAACACAACCCTATGAAATTTGGCACTATCGTCGCTTGGGACGCCGCTTCATCTTCATCGACCAAACCGGTCAGGGCGACTACAAGCTGCTGGAGCCTGTCTGGGACGAACGCTCACGGATCCGCTAA
- a CDS encoding CDP-alcohol phosphatidyltransferase family protein, with translation MPEQGALFANIRLLPLGRFWTIPNILSLLRLVLAFPLAYLVLTRGPLSWVLVLALLAIVTDWFDGRVARWSHTVSEWGKVLDPLADKVTAGLVSMALVVRGDLPFWFFAFVVLRDALIVLGGVLLAHRTQRVYMSIWIGKVAVTVLALTMLAALLGADPPVFRFLLWVSVVLLGYSFLRYVIRFVRAWSAAPPAAALASTEVS, from the coding sequence ATGCCGGAGCAGGGTGCGCTGTTTGCGAACATTCGCCTGTTACCCTTAGGGCGATTTTGGACCATTCCGAACATTTTGAGTCTGCTGCGCCTTGTTTTGGCGTTTCCGCTGGCCTATTTGGTGCTGACGCGCGGCCCGCTATCCTGGGTTTTGGTGCTAGCGCTGCTGGCCATTGTCACCGACTGGTTTGATGGCCGCGTGGCTCGCTGGTCCCATACCGTCTCAGAGTGGGGTAAGGTGCTCGATCCGCTAGCCGACAAGGTGACGGCCGGGTTGGTATCGATGGCGCTGGTGGTACGGGGCGACTTACCGTTTTGGTTTTTTGCGTTTGTGGTATTGCGTGATGCGCTGATTGTGCTGGGCGGCGTACTGCTGGCCCATCGCACGCAGCGGGTCTACATGAGCATTTGGATTGGCAAAGTAGCTGTGACCGTACTGGCCTTGACAATGCTGGCTGCATTGCTTGGGGCTGATCCACCAGTGTTTCGCTTTTTGCTTTGGGTTTCAGTGGTACTGCTGGGCTATTCGTTTTTGCGCTACGTGATTCGGTTTGTGCGCGCTTGGTCTGCGGCACCCCCCGCAGCCGCTTTGGCGTCTACAGAGGTATCGTAG
- a CDS encoding alpha-amylase family glycosyl hydrolase, with translation MRRVFVVLLLWTWVLPSAAQVVWTDPVVVRLDRPVTIYFNAKEGTGGLAGYTGDVYAHTGVITNESRTDTDWRYVKANWGQNRADIRMERIGEDLYRLHIEDIRAYYQDYSATPPAGASPWDNIYDEQIRKLAFVFRNADGSREGKDVGGRDIFVDVASPGLAVKFAAPNVTPLRPLIAPRDTTVAVVAVADPGTGATLTALRLFVNGSEVAQTTSDTLRYALTLSAPGRFDVWAVAENALGEADTAKFYAVRNPSIVDQPRPPGIEDGINYDPNDPTRVTLSLYAPGKAFVYVIGDFTNWEVDPAYFMHRDAPRPDSVHWWITIDGLTPGQEYAFQYFIDGELRLADLFAHKVLDPWNDPFIPSSTYPNLKPYPTGKTQGIVAVLQPGAPRYTWQVTNFERPPAHELVIYELLVRDFVAKHDYATLIDTLDYLERLGINAIELMPVAEFEGNVSWGYNPAFHLAPDKYYGPADDLKRFIDECHRRGIAVILDVVYNHATGSSPLVQLYGPTASNPFINIPARHPFNVFYDLNHEHPYIQYWLDRANRYWLEEFRVDGFRFDLSKGFTQRYTGNDVSAWSAYDASRIRLLKRMADAIWSVDSTAYIILEHFADNQEERELAAYGRDRGRAGMLLWHNLNRPFSQSVMGYLNDLTFSSDLTAIYFKNRGFPSPNLIAYMESHDEQWLMYRMRVYGAQQGSYDIRQLPVALDRLKLAGAFFFTIPGPKMIWQFGELGYGYGERGEQCLEGAGDRCPSIAPGRVDPKPIRWDYRSDPLRLKLYKTWAELLKLRRTYAVFRSPDTQVRLRLQHGVPGRWISLAHPELSVVVVGNFGLEPLAVTPTFPQTGTWYDYFRGDSLEISDPNTSISLLPGEFRLYTNRYVGQAEPGLITVGLDLLQQEGRPTQTRLEAPFPNPFRVSTTLTYALAEPGPVRLIVYDLLGRRVATLVDALQPAGLHEVAWTPTALASGAYLVRLETAARIETRFVLYAP, from the coding sequence ATGCGTAGGGTTTTTGTTGTACTGCTGCTTTGGACCTGGGTGCTCCCCAGCGCAGCCCAGGTGGTTTGGACCGATCCCGTGGTGGTGCGGCTAGACCGACCCGTTACAATTTACTTCAACGCCAAAGAAGGTACTGGCGGACTGGCCGGCTACACCGGCGACGTTTATGCACACACCGGCGTCATCACCAATGAAAGTCGCACCGACACCGACTGGCGCTACGTGAAAGCCAACTGGGGCCAAAACCGTGCGGACATCCGCATGGAACGCATTGGAGAGGACCTCTACCGCCTCCATATTGAGGACATCCGGGCCTATTATCAAGACTATTCCGCCACGCCTCCAGCAGGTGCTTCGCCGTGGGACAACATCTATGATGAACAGATCCGCAAACTGGCGTTTGTCTTTCGGAATGCAGACGGCTCGCGTGAAGGGAAAGACGTGGGCGGTCGTGATATTTTCGTAGATGTCGCATCACCGGGATTGGCTGTTAAGTTCGCTGCGCCTAATGTGACCCCCTTGCGCCCGCTGATTGCGCCACGCGACACGACTGTTGCCGTCGTTGCTGTAGCCGATCCAGGCACCGGTGCCACCTTAACCGCTCTAAGGCTGTTTGTCAACGGTAGTGAGGTGGCGCAGACGACCAGCGACACGCTGCGCTATGCGCTGACGCTCAGCGCGCCTGGCCGCTTCGATGTGTGGGCTGTGGCCGAAAACGCACTAGGAGAGGCCGACACTGCCAAGTTTTATGCGGTACGCAACCCGTCGATTGTCGATCAACCTCGCCCACCGGGCATTGAAGACGGCATCAACTACGATCCAAACGACCCTACGCGGGTTACGCTTTCGCTCTATGCACCAGGCAAAGCTTTCGTCTATGTGATTGGCGATTTTACCAACTGGGAGGTGGATCCTGCTTACTTCATGCACCGGGATGCGCCGCGTCCCGATAGCGTCCACTGGTGGATCACCATCGATGGTCTAACCCCTGGGCAGGAGTATGCTTTTCAGTATTTTATCGACGGCGAACTGCGCCTGGCTGACCTGTTTGCCCATAAGGTACTCGATCCCTGGAATGATCCGTTCATTCCAAGCAGTACCTATCCAAACCTCAAACCCTATCCCACAGGAAAAACTCAGGGTATCGTAGCGGTGCTCCAGCCCGGCGCACCGAGGTACACATGGCAGGTAACCAACTTTGAGCGACCACCAGCCCACGAACTGGTGATCTATGAGCTGTTGGTACGCGACTTTGTAGCCAAGCATGATTACGCTACGCTTATCGATACGCTCGACTACTTAGAACGCCTGGGCATTAATGCCATCGAGTTGATGCCCGTGGCCGAGTTTGAAGGCAATGTGAGCTGGGGCTACAACCCTGCCTTTCATTTGGCTCCCGACAAGTATTACGGTCCCGCCGACGATCTAAAACGCTTTATTGACGAGTGCCATCGCCGCGGTATTGCGGTAATCCTTGATGTGGTCTACAACCATGCTACAGGCAGTTCCCCCCTGGTGCAGCTCTACGGTCCTACAGCCAGCAATCCGTTCATTAACATCCCAGCCCGCCATCCCTTTAATGTCTTTTATGACTTAAACCACGAGCATCCTTATATCCAATACTGGCTCGATCGGGCCAACCGCTATTGGCTAGAAGAATTTCGCGTAGATGGCTTCCGTTTTGACCTCTCAAAAGGCTTTACGCAAAGGTATACAGGTAACGACGTAAGTGCTTGGAGCGCTTATGATGCTTCCCGCATTCGATTGCTGAAGCGCATGGCCGATGCCATCTGGTCGGTCGATTCTACAGCCTACATCATCTTGGAGCATTTTGCAGATAACCAAGAGGAGAGGGAACTGGCTGCCTACGGACGAGATCGCGGCCGCGCGGGCATGTTGCTCTGGCATAACCTCAACCGGCCGTTTAGCCAGAGCGTAATGGGCTACTTAAATGATCTAACTTTCTCGTCGGACCTGACCGCAATCTACTTTAAAAACCGCGGTTTCCCTTCGCCAAATTTGATTGCCTATATGGAAAGCCACGATGAGCAGTGGCTCATGTATCGCATGCGGGTCTATGGGGCGCAGCAGGGGAGTTACGATATACGGCAGCTTCCGGTGGCGCTCGATCGGCTAAAGCTCGCTGGAGCGTTTTTCTTTACGATACCAGGACCCAAGATGATCTGGCAGTTCGGTGAGCTGGGTTATGGGTATGGCGAGCGTGGCGAGCAATGCTTGGAGGGTGCCGGAGATCGTTGCCCATCCATTGCGCCTGGCCGCGTTGATCCGAAACCCATTCGTTGGGACTACCGAAGCGACCCGCTGCGGCTTAAGCTGTACAAAACCTGGGCCGAGCTGCTCAAGCTTCGGCGCACGTACGCTGTGTTTCGGAGTCCGGATACGCAAGTGCGTCTGCGGTTGCAGCACGGCGTGCCCGGTCGTTGGATTTCGCTGGCGCATCCGGAGCTGAGTGTGGTTGTCGTGGGCAACTTCGGCCTAGAGCCCCTTGCGGTTACGCCTACGTTTCCCCAAACAGGGACGTGGTACGACTATTTCCGCGGCGACTCGTTGGAAATAAGCGACCCGAACACGTCCATTAGCCTGCTGCCTGGAGAGTTCCGGCTCTACACAAATCGCTATGTGGGGCAGGCCGAGCCTGGGCTGATTACCGTAGGGCTAGATCTCTTACAGCAGGAAGGGCGGCCGACGCAGACGCGGCTTGAAGCCCCCTTCCCCAATCCGTTTCGGGTGAGCACCACGCTGACCTATGCCCTTGCAGAGCCAGGGCCGGTACGCCTTATCGTCTATGATCTCCTAGGCCGTCGCGTAGCCACCCTCGTGGATGCGCTACAGCCGGCCGGTTTGCACGAAGTGGCTTGGACGCCTACCGCGTTAGCCTCGGGCGCATACTTGGTCCGGCTCGAGACAGCCGCGCGCATCGAAACCCGTTTTGTCCTGTATGCCCCTTGA
- a CDS encoding glycoside hydrolase family 13 protein yields MRQASFLVALLLVGCAMQAPKEANVPDWAADAIWYQIFPERFWNGDTTNDPTRASLEYPPALPAAPASWRLSPWTGDWYARDDWEREMGEDFYESYAVFHRRYGGDLQGVIDRLDYLKDLGVTALYFNPVFYARSLHKYDGNTFHHIDPYFGPDPEGDLALMAQETEDPSTWHWTAADRLFLRLIQEAHARGMRVIIDGVFNHTGRDFFAFADLRARQQDSPYKDWYIVRRFDDPATPDTNEFDYEGWWGVKTLPVFADNAAGTDLHPGPKRYIFHATARWMDPNGDGDPSDGIDGWRLDVTNEVPVGFWADWNAYVRQLNPNAYTVTELWQDARDIIVQGGFSATMNYFAFAFPVKAFLIDYGLDAPAFARLLDERRSRYPLAVQYAMQNLIDSHDTDRLASMIVNRDPAHIRREQFGYDRHNSPRHNPDYKVQAPDATARAIQRLVALFQMTYVGAPMIYYGTEAGMWGADDPDVRKPMVWPELQYADEVSDPLGRPRQPDPVRFDSTLFQFYQQAIALRKQSPALRRGTFSVLMAEGGLLVFQRTLDKEKVLVVLNRDETDRQVTLPLPEAARYRVQLATVPNGYAVHAAADTLHLRLPPLTGLVLQQE; encoded by the coding sequence ATGCGTCAAGCCTCCTTCCTTGTTGCACTGCTGCTTGTCGGATGTGCAATGCAAGCCCCGAAAGAAGCTAACGTACCCGATTGGGCTGCCGATGCCATTTGGTATCAAATTTTCCCCGAACGTTTCTGGAATGGCGACACGACGAACGATCCTACCCGCGCTTCGCTTGAGTACCCGCCGGCCCTGCCAGCTGCGCCAGCCTCATGGCGTCTTTCCCCCTGGACGGGCGACTGGTATGCACGAGACGACTGGGAGCGCGAAATGGGTGAAGACTTCTACGAAAGCTATGCCGTTTTCCATCGGCGCTATGGAGGCGATCTGCAGGGCGTGATCGATCGGTTGGACTATCTCAAAGATCTGGGTGTTACAGCACTTTACTTTAATCCCGTATTTTATGCCCGCTCGCTCCACAAATATGACGGCAATACGTTTCACCACATCGATCCTTACTTTGGGCCCGATCCCGAGGGCGATCTGGCTCTGATGGCCCAAGAAACCGAGGATCCGAGCACCTGGCATTGGACCGCAGCTGACCGTCTTTTTTTGCGCCTGATCCAGGAAGCCCATGCGCGCGGCATGCGCGTAATCATCGATGGCGTCTTTAATCATACGGGGCGCGACTTTTTTGCCTTTGCAGATCTACGGGCACGGCAGCAGGACTCCCCCTATAAAGATTGGTATATTGTTCGCCGTTTCGATGACCCGGCCACACCCGACACGAACGAGTTTGACTACGAAGGTTGGTGGGGTGTCAAGACGCTGCCGGTTTTTGCCGACAACGCAGCAGGTACGGACCTGCATCCAGGACCTAAGCGCTATATTTTCCACGCGACAGCGCGCTGGATGGACCCCAACGGCGATGGCGACCCCTCAGATGGCATCGACGGTTGGCGGCTCGATGTAACAAACGAGGTGCCTGTGGGCTTTTGGGCCGACTGGAATGCCTACGTGCGCCAGCTTAACCCGAACGCCTACACCGTCACCGAGCTTTGGCAGGATGCCCGTGATATTATCGTTCAGGGCGGTTTTTCTGCCACAATGAATTACTTTGCTTTCGCTTTTCCGGTGAAAGCCTTCTTGATCGATTACGGTCTGGATGCGCCGGCTTTTGCGCGTTTGCTGGACGAGCGGCGCAGCCGCTATCCGCTGGCGGTACAATATGCAATGCAAAACCTAATCGATTCGCATGATACCGATCGCTTAGCCTCGATGATCGTCAACCGTGATCCAGCACATATTCGCCGGGAGCAGTTTGGGTACGATCGTCACAACTCTCCGCGACACAACCCGGACTACAAGGTGCAAGCCCCCGATGCCACTGCGCGAGCGATTCAGCGCCTGGTGGCGCTCTTTCAGATGACATACGTTGGTGCACCCATGATCTACTACGGCACAGAGGCTGGTATGTGGGGTGCCGACGACCCCGACGTTCGCAAGCCGATGGTCTGGCCCGAGCTGCAGTACGCCGACGAAGTCTCAGATCCGCTGGGAAGGCCTCGGCAGCCCGATCCCGTGCGGTTCGACAGCACACTGTTTCAGTTTTACCAGCAGGCTATAGCTTTACGAAAACAATCGCCTGCGCTGCGGCGCGGAACGTTTTCAGTTCTTATGGCTGAAGGAGGCCTGCTGGTTTTCCAGCGCACGCTCGACAAAGAAAAGGTGCTGGTGGTGCTGAACCGCGACGAAACAGACCGGCAAGTCACTTTGCCACTGCCAGAAGCAGCTCGCTATCGCGTGCAACTGGCTACAGTGCCCAACGGCTACGCCGTGCATGCGGCTGCCGACACCCTGCACCTGAGGCTGCCGCCGCTGACTGGACTGGTGCTGCAACAGGAGTAA
- a CDS encoding PorV/PorQ family protein, translated as MRGHTSIGVVLGLLMLATRPVQAQFASETRTVTRAGTAAAEFLSIPIGARATAMGNALSASVNDPTAIYWNPAGLAGLTQGMFTAEHAAWLADIALNYVAVAAPLGAGTVGVAVTALRTPEMEETTVEQQEGTGRTFTAASYAFALSYGRALTDRFSIGGSLKYITERISYSTATGLALDLGTLFVTPFWGIRLGAAITNFGTKMRMQGDDLLTIVDIDPSSQGNNTSNRAELRTDPFDLPLTMRIGLAGEVFQRNGSRLTLAVDALSPSNSSQYVNVGAELGLLGDLILLRGGYSELFLTDSAHTFSLGGGLRYRFGPLQLALDYAYEGWRYFDGVNRFTLMVAF; from the coding sequence ATGCGTGGACATACATCGATTGGGGTGGTTTTGGGCCTGCTGATGCTGGCCACTAGGCCGGTGCAGGCGCAGTTTGCAAGTGAGACGCGTACGGTCACGCGCGCAGGCACAGCTGCAGCCGAGTTTCTGAGCATTCCCATTGGCGCACGGGCTACAGCTATGGGTAACGCCCTAAGCGCTTCGGTCAACGATCCTACGGCTATCTATTGGAATCCAGCTGGGCTGGCCGGCCTGACGCAGGGAATGTTCACGGCCGAGCATGCCGCATGGCTGGCCGATATTGCGCTGAACTACGTGGCTGTAGCCGCACCGCTAGGAGCTGGCACCGTGGGCGTAGCTGTTACTGCCCTACGCACACCAGAAATGGAGGAGACCACCGTCGAGCAACAAGAGGGCACAGGCCGCACTTTCACGGCTGCCTCGTATGCCTTCGCGCTAAGTTACGGCCGGGCGCTTACCGATCGTTTTTCGATCGGCGGCTCGCTAAAGTACATCACAGAGCGCATCTCTTACTCGACAGCCACTGGCCTAGCGCTCGACCTCGGGACACTCTTTGTAACACCCTTCTGGGGCATTCGCCTGGGCGCTGCGATTACCAACTTTGGCACCAAAATGCGCATGCAAGGTGACGATTTACTAACCATTGTCGATATTGACCCCAGTAGCCAAGGCAACAACACCAGCAACCGTGCTGAGCTGCGCACTGACCCTTTTGACCTTCCCCTAACCATGCGCATTGGCTTGGCTGGGGAGGTCTTTCAGCGCAACGGAAGTCGCCTGACGCTGGCTGTCGATGCCCTCAGCCCTAGCAACAGTAGCCAGTATGTGAACGTGGGCGCCGAGCTGGGCCTACTGGGGGACCTCATCCTGCTGCGTGGAGGCTATAGCGAACTGTTTCTAACCGACAGCGCACATACCTTCTCCTTGGGTGGGGGACTGCGCTATCGCTTTGGTCCGTTGCAGTTGGCCTTGGATTATGCCTACGAAGGTTGGCGCTACTTCGACGGCGTCAACCGCTTTACCCTGATGGTCGCCTTCTGA
- the ftsY gene encoding signal recognition particle-docking protein FtsY, which produces MGFLDRFKKQDQERLESGLEKTRSSLLGKLDRLIRGKDRIDDEVLDQLEELLITSDVGVKTTLEIIRRVEARVARDRYVSTKELYALIRDEIAGLLLDHASERPADFEAPLPHKPYVIMVVGVNGVGKTTTIGKLAYRYREAGKSVLLGAADTFRAAAIEQLEIWAERAQVPLIKQHPGADPAAVAFDTLAAAKSRGVDVVIIDTAGRLHTKSGLMEELAKIRRVMARQVEGAPHEVLLVLDASTGQNALRQAEEFTKSVEVTGLVLTKLDGTAKGGIVIGISNEFQIPVKYIGVGEKISDLQVFDRRQFVEALFGRVLV; this is translated from the coding sequence ATGGGCTTTTTGGATCGGTTTAAGAAGCAAGACCAGGAACGTCTGGAGTCAGGCCTGGAAAAAACCCGTTCCAGCCTGCTTGGTAAGCTCGATCGCTTGATCCGAGGTAAGGACCGGATCGACGACGAGGTGCTTGATCAGCTTGAAGAACTCCTAATCACCAGTGATGTAGGGGTAAAAACCACCTTGGAGATTATTCGGCGTGTTGAAGCCCGGGTAGCACGCGACCGATACGTTTCGACCAAGGAGCTTTATGCCCTCATTCGGGACGAAATTGCGGGCCTGTTGCTCGACCATGCTTCGGAGCGCCCAGCCGATTTTGAAGCCCCGCTGCCGCATAAGCCGTATGTGATCATGGTTGTGGGAGTTAATGGGGTAGGTAAGACCACAACCATTGGTAAGCTGGCCTACCGCTACCGCGAAGCGGGTAAAAGTGTACTGCTGGGTGCAGCCGATACGTTTCGGGCTGCAGCTATCGAACAACTCGAAATCTGGGCCGAGCGAGCTCAGGTGCCGCTCATTAAACAGCACCCCGGAGCCGACCCTGCAGCAGTGGCCTTCGACACGCTGGCTGCTGCCAAAAGCCGGGGTGTTGATGTGGTGATTATCGATACCGCTGGACGTTTACATACCAAAAGCGGCCTGATGGAAGAGCTGGCAAAGATCCGGCGCGTTATGGCTCGCCAGGTCGAAGGCGCCCCGCATGAAGTCTTGCTGGTCCTGGATGCCTCAACGGGCCAAAACGCCCTTCGGCAAGCGGAAGAGTTTACCAAAAGCGTTGAGGTAACCGGCCTTGTGCTCACCAAGCTGGACGGTACGGCCAAAGGAGGCATTGTGATCGGCATCTCTAATGAGTTCCAAATCCCAGTGAAATACATTGGCGTAGGCGAAAAAATCAGCGATTTGCAGGTGTTTGACCGGCGACAGTTTGTCGAAGCGCTGTTTGGTCGCGTATTGGTCTAG